Proteins from a genomic interval of Asticcacaulis sp. AND118:
- a CDS encoding NAD-glutamate dehydrogenase, which translates to MDDLSLSTELDAVLESARAGIETAFAAALGGPADEAAQSFLTQCLEDYDPEELPELTPEEMGGLFATAWDRAATRSGAGALKLITPVRGLYDVIEIVQPDAPFIVESVIGELIDQGLIVRSMFHPIVALKRDAEGRRGEGKAVTESLVLVFVTRQPAEKHAAILSGIEATLTDLRAAVHDFPRMQALLAEEMTAVEALSLHPVLKVDQVLLQEELAFLRWVSENHFVFLGARTYVYPRSAEGDYVAEEPLNLFQEEYGILRDKRAILRRGSEPAILSRELLSHLESSEPVTVAKGNLKSRVHRRVYMDYISVKHYGADGKPSGETRFVGLFTSDAYDRPAFEVPLIRKKCEHVLSESRRLGFNNGGYAEKRLKNILETYPRDELFQIHENDLLRIARGVLHISDRPRVRLFSRRDPFDRFISILLYLPRDTYNVSVQERAGGLLAEGFGGRVSALYPFVTGGSLSSIHYIIGVTPGDHFEPNLAEVEDRITDLTLDWAQRVEDEALDAGMPDADYLKWARAMPAGYQDRYGFNEAITDIGVLAALDEAHPLTVRAWQPEGVTDRFSLKLYDRAENAIPLSDILPVLDRMGLKTLEEFGHRIESSAVPRHFVHEFVVQLPAGHPTAFADFREDFEGALMALWRGETEVDGFNALTLLGLNWREAALLRALCKYRAQSGLDPSAIVQQQALRAYPDVAAALVYLFDLKFAVNDTPVEARRTEVEAALGRINMLLQGVSSLEHDRVLRRIAALIGAIQRTNYYQNKGYISFKIASRELADLPDPKPYREIFVWSPVVEGVHLRFGPVARGGLRWSDRKEDFRTEVLGLVKAQQVKNAVIVPVGSKGGFYPKQLPAGGAPDAIRAEAVRAYKMYLSGLLDITDNLDAEGGIIAPKDVVCWDAPDPYLVVAADKGTATFSDIANGVARDYGFWLDDAFASGGSVGYDHKAMGITARGAWEAVKRHFRERGKDIQSETFTTVGVGDMSGDVFGNGMLLSKQTRLIAAFDHRDIFIDPNPDPALSFAERERLFALPRSSWQDYDKTKISAGGGIFSRGLKSIELTPEIRAALDIEAASLTPFELMQAILRAPAELLYFGGIGTYIKAPAQSHLEVGDKANDAIRVDAPEIRAAVIGEGANLGITQAGRIALAAQGVKLNTDAIDNSAGVDCSDHEVNIKILLGRRVQSGRMTIEARDKLLAEMTDEVGHLVLKDNYAQTLALTLLESTALSDNPSMQAFMSGLEKRGKLDRKVEGLPTNVQLEARKSQNGGLYRPELAVVLAYSKIVLFDDLIETPAIDDPVFEEALVDYFPKPLHGFIDDIRAHRLHREIVATVLCNEMINILGPSFPARLQKAAAVDAGALALSFEGARRLFGTDALWAEVSALDTQIPAAAQTALYNAIAVFLRRQVYFIARRFAGQPETLSEIIDTYSAGIATLMSAEGVLSPNEAARVEARAQKLIDAGAPEDLSRRVAVLLSWTSAIDMVDMAEGGNVVEAAKLYLATGERFGFDRLRAGAGELYSSDPWDRMAIRRLIEDIYAEQKSVVAAVHREGKGLDAWAEAQSAQVAPLQQVLGEIEGSGAGWSFAKLSIVNAALRQWVQKL; encoded by the coding sequence ATGGACGACCTCAGCCTCTCGACCGAACTCGACGCCGTGCTTGAAAGCGCCCGCGCCGGCATCGAAACCGCTTTCGCCGCCGCTCTGGGCGGCCCGGCCGACGAGGCGGCGCAAAGCTTCCTGACCCAGTGTCTTGAGGACTACGATCCGGAAGAACTGCCCGAACTGACGCCTGAAGAGATGGGTGGTCTGTTTGCCACCGCCTGGGATCGCGCGGCGACGCGCAGCGGGGCCGGGGCGCTGAAGCTCATCACGCCGGTGCGCGGCCTTTACGACGTCATCGAGATTGTGCAGCCGGACGCGCCCTTCATCGTCGAAAGCGTGATAGGCGAGCTGATCGATCAGGGCCTGATCGTCCGCTCCATGTTCCACCCGATCGTCGCCCTGAAGCGCGACGCCGAAGGTCGCCGAGGCGAAGGCAAGGCGGTGACGGAATCGCTGGTGCTGGTCTTTGTGACGCGTCAGCCTGCCGAGAAGCACGCCGCCATCCTGTCCGGTATCGAAGCGACCCTGACCGACCTGCGCGCCGCCGTCCACGACTTCCCACGCATGCAGGCCCTGCTGGCCGAAGAAATGACGGCGGTCGAAGCCCTGTCGCTGCATCCGGTGCTGAAGGTCGATCAGGTTCTGTTGCAGGAGGAACTGGCCTTCCTGCGCTGGGTGTCGGAAAACCACTTCGTCTTTCTGGGGGCGCGGACCTATGTCTATCCGCGCAGCGCCGAAGGCGACTATGTCGCCGAAGAGCCGCTGAACCTGTTTCAGGAGGAATACGGCATATTGCGCGACAAACGCGCTATCCTGCGCCGTGGGTCCGAGCCCGCCATCCTGAGCCGCGAACTGCTGAGCCATCTCGAAAGCTCCGAGCCGGTGACGGTGGCCAAGGGTAATCTGAAATCGCGCGTCCATCGCCGCGTCTATATGGACTATATCTCGGTCAAGCATTACGGTGCCGATGGCAAGCCGTCGGGCGAGACGCGCTTCGTCGGCCTGTTCACTTCCGACGCCTATGATCGCCCGGCCTTTGAAGTGCCGCTGATCCGCAAGAAGTGCGAGCACGTGCTGAGCGAATCGCGCCGGCTGGGCTTCAACAACGGTGGCTATGCCGAAAAGCGACTGAAGAACATTCTGGAGACCTATCCGCGCGACGAACTGTTCCAGATTCATGAAAACGACCTGCTGCGTATCGCGCGCGGCGTGCTGCACATTTCCGACCGGCCGCGCGTGCGCCTGTTCAGCCGCCGCGACCCGTTCGATCGCTTCATCTCCATCCTGCTCTACCTGCCGCGCGACACCTATAATGTGTCGGTGCAGGAGCGCGCCGGCGGGCTGCTGGCCGAAGGTTTCGGCGGACGGGTCAGCGCGCTCTATCCCTTCGTCACCGGCGGCTCACTGTCGAGCATCCACTATATTATCGGCGTGACGCCGGGCGACCACTTTGAGCCCAATCTGGCCGAGGTCGAAGACCGCATCACCGACCTGACGCTCGACTGGGCGCAGCGCGTCGAGGACGAAGCGCTGGACGCCGGCATGCCTGACGCCGACTATCTCAAATGGGCGCGCGCCATGCCCGCCGGTTATCAGGACCGCTACGGTTTCAACGAGGCCATCACCGATATCGGCGTGCTGGCCGCGCTGGACGAGGCGCATCCGCTGACCGTGCGCGCCTGGCAGCCCGAAGGCGTCACCGATCGTTTTTCGCTCAAACTCTATGATCGCGCTGAAAACGCCATCCCGCTGTCGGACATCCTGCCGGTACTGGATCGCATGGGCCTTAAAACGCTGGAAGAGTTCGGTCACCGCATCGAGTCCTCCGCCGTCCCGCGCCATTTCGTGCACGAGTTCGTGGTGCAACTGCCCGCCGGACACCCGACCGCCTTTGCCGATTTCCGCGAGGACTTTGAAGGGGCGCTGATGGCCTTGTGGCGGGGCGAAACCGAGGTTGACGGTTTCAACGCCCTGACCCTGCTGGGTCTGAACTGGCGCGAGGCTGCCCTGTTGCGCGCCCTGTGCAAATACCGCGCTCAGTCGGGACTCGACCCCAGCGCTATCGTGCAACAGCAGGCCCTGCGCGCCTACCCCGACGTGGCGGCGGCGCTGGTCTATCTGTTCGATCTGAAATTTGCCGTGAACGATACGCCGGTAGAGGCGCGCAGAACCGAAGTCGAGGCCGCGCTGGGCCGTATCAATATGTTGTTGCAGGGTGTGTCGTCGCTGGAACACGACCGCGTGCTGCGCCGGATCGCCGCGCTGATAGGGGCTATCCAGCGCACCAACTATTATCAGAACAAGGGTTATATCTCGTTCAAGATCGCCTCGCGCGAACTGGCCGACCTGCCCGATCCCAAGCCGTACCGCGAAATCTTCGTCTGGTCGCCGGTGGTCGAAGGGGTGCATCTGCGCTTCGGGCCGGTGGCGCGCGGTGGCCTGCGCTGGTCCGACCGCAAGGAGGATTTCCGCACCGAGGTCTTGGGTCTGGTCAAGGCGCAGCAGGTGAAGAACGCGGTCATCGTGCCGGTCGGCTCGAAGGGCGGCTTCTATCCCAAGCAACTCCCGGCGGGCGGCGCACCGGACGCCATCCGCGCCGAAGCCGTGCGGGCCTATAAAATGTATCTGTCGGGTCTGCTCGACATCACCGATAATCTCGATGCCGAAGGCGGCATCATCGCGCCGAAGGACGTGGTGTGCTGGGACGCGCCGGACCCCTATCTGGTCGTGGCTGCGGACAAGGGCACGGCGACCTTCTCCGACATCGCCAACGGCGTGGCGCGCGACTACGGCTTCTGGCTCGACGACGCCTTCGCCTCGGGTGGCAGCGTCGGTTACGACCACAAGGCCATGGGCATCACGGCGCGCGGCGCGTGGGAAGCGGTCAAGCGCCACTTCCGCGAACGCGGCAAGGACATCCAGAGCGAGACCTTCACCACGGTCGGCGTCGGCGACATGTCGGGCGACGTCTTCGGCAACGGCATGTTGCTGTCCAAACAGACCAGGCTGATCGCCGCCTTCGACCATCGCGACATCTTCATCGATCCGAACCCCGATCCGGCCCTTTCGTTTGCCGAGCGTGAGCGTCTGTTCGCCCTGCCGCGCTCAAGCTGGCAGGACTATGACAAGACGAAGATTTCGGCGGGCGGCGGCATCTTCTCGCGTGGGCTGAAATCGATCGAGCTGACGCCGGAAATCCGTGCGGCGCTCGATATCGAAGCGGCCAGTCTGACGCCGTTCGAACTGATGCAGGCCATTCTGCGCGCCCCGGCCGAACTGCTCTATTTCGGCGGTATCGGCACCTATATCAAGGCGCCGGCGCAGTCGCACCTTGAGGTCGGGGACAAGGCCAATGACGCCATCCGCGTCGATGCGCCGGAAATTCGTGCGGCGGTGATCGGCGAAGGCGCCAATCTCGGCATCACTCAGGCGGGCCGGATCGCCCTGGCGGCGCAGGGCGTGAAGCTCAACACCGACGCCATCGACAATTCGGCGGGCGTCGATTGCTCGGACCACGAGGTCAATATCAAGATCCTGCTCGGTCGTCGGGTGCAGTCGGGCCGCATGACCATCGAGGCGCGCGACAAGCTGCTGGCCGAAATGACCGATGAGGTCGGGCATCTGGTGTTGAAGGACAATTATGCCCAGACGCTGGCCCTGACCCTGCTGGAATCGACGGCGTTGAGCGACAATCCGTCGATGCAGGCCTTCATGTCGGGCCTCGAAAAGCGCGGCAAGCTGGACCGCAAGGTCGAGGGCTTGCCGACCAATGTCCAACTGGAGGCGCGCAAGAGCCAGAATGGTGGGCTCTATCGGCCGGAACTGGCGGTGGTACTGGCCTATAGCAAGATCGTTCTGTTCGACGACCTGATCGAAACGCCGGCGATCGACGATCCGGTGTTCGAAGAGGCGCTGGTCGATTATTTCCCCAAACCTCTGCACGGCTTTATCGACGATATTCGCGCCCACCGTCTGCACCGCGAAATCGTGGCGACGGTCCTGTGCAACGAGATGATCAATATTCTCGGCCCCAGCTTCCCGGCGCGTCTGCAAAAGGCGGCGGCGGTCGATGCCGGGGCGCTGGCCCTGTCGTTCGAAGGCGCGCGGCGTCTGTTCGGCACCGATGCCCTGTGGGCCGAGGTGTCGGCGCTCGATACCCAGATCCCGGCGGCGGCGCAGACGGCGCTCTATAACGCCATCGCCGTCTTCCTGCGCCGTCAGGTCTATTTCATCGCCCGCCGTTTCGCCGGTCAGCCGGAAACGCTGAGCGAGATCATCGACACCTATAGCGCCGGCATTGCGACGCTGATGTCGGCGGAGGGCGTGCTCAGTCCCAACGAAGCGGCGCGTGTCGAGGCGCGCGCGCAGAAACTGATCGATGCCGGCGCGCCCGAAGACCTGTCGCGCCGCGTCGCCGTGCTGTTGTCGTGGACCAGCGCCATCGACATGGTCGACATGGCCGAAGGCGGCAATGTGGTCGAGGCCGCGAAGCTCTATCTGGCCACGGGCGAGCGTTTCGGTTTCGACCGTCTGCGCGCCGGGGCGGGGGAGCTTTACTCCTCCGATCCGTGGGACCGCATGGCGATCCGCCGTCTGATCGAGGACATCTACGCCGAACAAAAGTCGGTGGTGGCGGCTGTGCATAGAGAGGGTAAGGGGCTCGATGCCTGGGCCGAGGCGCAGTCGGCGCAGGTGGCGCCGTTGCAGCAGGTCCTGGGTGAAATCGAAGGCTCCGGCGCGGGTTGGAGCTTCGCCAAGCTGAGCATTGTCAATGCCGCCCTGCGTCAGTGGGTGCAGAAACTATGA
- a CDS encoding helicase HerA-like domain-containing protein: MTQGIDIGFSAEGRQTLLLNRANRHGIVAGATGTGKTVTLQVLTQAFSDAGVPVFAADVKGDLSGIALPGNPNEKLLARAQEMGIELQPAAAPVVFWDLFGQKGHPIRTTISDMGPLLLARLFQLNEVQEGVLNIVFHVADKEGLLLLDLKDLRAMLSHVAEHAKEISAQYGQVSSASIGAIQRQVLALESQGGEQFFGEPALRLEDLMRTDISGKGYVNVLAADKLIGSPRLYSTFLLWLLSELFEVMPEVGDPEKPRMVFFFDEAHLLFDEAPKPLLEKIEQVVRLIRSKGVGIYFVTQNPADVPDSVLAQLGNRIQHALRAYTPAEQKGLKAAAQSFRPNPAFDTIEAIQGLGVGEALISVLDEKASPTVTAKSKIRPPASRLGPATEAERAQIMAKSPVSGMYDTLRDRESAFELLAARAKEAEAEVVEVEETRTVKVEKPAVHKPSSTEKAVTSVAVSVIRTIGVTLGRELVRGLLGSMKKPTRTTRRR; the protein is encoded by the coding sequence ATGACACAGGGTATAGATATCGGCTTTTCCGCCGAAGGCCGCCAGACGCTTCTGCTTAATCGCGCCAACCGCCACGGCATCGTCGCCGGGGCCACCGGCACGGGCAAGACGGTGACGCTGCAGGTGCTGACCCAGGCCTTTTCCGATGCGGGCGTACCGGTCTTTGCCGCCGATGTGAAGGGCGACCTGTCGGGCATCGCCCTGCCCGGCAATCCGAACGAGAAGCTTCTGGCCCGCGCGCAGGAAATGGGCATCGAGCTTCAGCCCGCCGCCGCCCCGGTCGTCTTCTGGGATCTGTTCGGTCAGAAGGGTCACCCGATCCGCACCACCATATCGGACATGGGGCCGCTGCTGCTGGCGCGCCTGTTTCAGCTCAATGAGGTGCAGGAAGGCGTGCTCAACATCGTCTTCCACGTCGCCGACAAGGAAGGGCTGCTGCTGCTCGACCTGAAAGACCTGCGCGCCATGCTCAGCCACGTGGCCGAACACGCCAAGGAAATCAGCGCCCAATACGGTCAGGTCTCATCCGCCTCGATCGGCGCCATCCAGCGTCAGGTGCTGGCGCTCGAAAGCCAGGGCGGCGAGCAGTTCTTCGGTGAACCGGCCCTGCGTCTCGAAGACCTGATGCGCACCGATATTTCGGGCAAGGGCTATGTCAATGTGCTGGCCGCCGACAAGCTGATCGGCAGCCCCCGCCTCTATTCGACCTTCCTGTTGTGGCTGCTGTCGGAACTGTTCGAGGTCATGCCGGAGGTCGGCGACCCGGAAAAGCCGCGCATGGTCTTCTTCTTCGATGAAGCCCACCTGCTGTTCGATGAAGCGCCTAAACCTCTATTGGAAAAGATCGAGCAGGTGGTGCGCCTGATCCGTTCCAAGGGCGTCGGTATCTATTTCGTCACGCAAAACCCCGCCGATGTGCCGGATTCGGTGCTGGCACAACTCGGCAACCGCATCCAGCACGCCCTGCGCGCCTATACCCCCGCCGAACAGAAGGGCCTGAAAGCCGCGGCGCAGTCCTTCCGACCCAATCCGGCCTTCGACACTATCGAGGCCATTCAGGGTCTGGGCGTCGGTGAAGCCCTGATCTCGGTGCTCGATGAAAAGGCCTCGCCTACCGTCACGGCCAAATCGAAAATCCGCCCGCCCGCCTCGCGCCTTGGGCCGGCAACCGAAGCCGAACGCGCGCAGATCATGGCCAAGTCGCCGGTATCGGGCATGTACGACACGTTGCGCGACCGCGAATCCGCCTTCGAATTGCTGGCCGCCCGCGCGAAAGAGGCCGAAGCCGAGGTCGTCGAGGTCGAAGAAACCCGAACTGTAAAGGTCGAAAAACCCGCTGTTCACAAACCCTCCTCTACCGAAAAGGCTGTGACTTCGGTGGCTGTTTCGGTCATCCGCACCATCGGCGTGACGCTGGGCCGCGAACTGGTGCGCGGTCTGCTGGGCTCGATGAAGAAGCCGACCAGGACGACCCGACGGAGGTAA
- a CDS encoding MAPEG family protein codes for MVAPLLALIAWSLIVLVWLYARRIPAMLNMGQDFQLFADKRNMFRLPADVRAVADNYTHLTEQPTLFYALCLGIQVSGLADQLFVVLAWIYVLLRVVHSLVQGIGNHVILRFCVFAAGTGILAYMTLRAIRLVLDF; via the coding sequence ATGGTTGCCCCTCTTCTCGCCCTCATTGCCTGGTCGCTGATTGTCCTCGTCTGGCTCTATGCCCGGCGCATACCGGCCATGCTCAATATGGGGCAGGATTTTCAGCTCTTCGCCGATAAGCGCAACATGTTCCGCCTGCCCGCCGATGTGCGCGCTGTGGCCGACAACTACACGCATCTGACCGAGCAACCGACGCTGTTCTATGCGCTGTGTCTGGGGATACAGGTGTCCGGTCTGGCCGATCAGTTGTTCGTGGTGCTGGCGTGGATCTACGTGTTGCTGCGCGTCGTCCATAGTCTGGTGCAGGGCATCGGCAACCACGTCATCCTGCGCTTCTGCGTTTTCGCCGCCGGGACGGGAATACTGGCCTATATGACGTTGCGGGCCATTCGGTTGGTGCTGGATTTCTAA
- a CDS encoding MltA domain-containing protein has product MSLTGRAGAQAAVWRRAFAYGCVSAAALTLVACVETPKPPVGPTPVPPTGTQPQPVPAPLPTEPLPTRPSQSLSVLPGWDETDPFIALEAVRGACAYRQGRQYAKVCGELKAKAFEQPDEIKGWLETRFRVQRIEGEGLLTAYFVPEYAATTTPSAEFSQPVRTKPADLVLVDGALLTPPQPAGKRFAARRVGELYVPYYTRAEIEAQPVTGPAYYMRPEDYFFMQIQGSGYLTLDDGTRFMAAYAADNGLPFVGIAKTLTERGLLKKEQTSGENIRRWLADNRGPVAQEVMNQNPRYAFFSIDMTKMEPLGAAAVPLPAGAAIAVDPSFHSYGDLYWVDADAGTLSGAFPTYHRMVAALDTGGAIRGQIRADLYMGHGDRAGREAGRVKHKLRLWRIVPAE; this is encoded by the coding sequence ATGAGCCTGACGGGGAGGGCAGGGGCACAGGCCGCCGTCTGGCGGCGCGCTTTCGCTTATGGCTGCGTCTCGGCTGCGGCGCTGACGCTTGTCGCCTGCGTCGAGACGCCGAAACCGCCGGTGGGTCCGACGCCCGTGCCCCCCACAGGCACCCAACCGCAACCCGTTCCCGCGCCGCTACCGACCGAGCCCCTGCCGACGCGGCCGTCGCAGAGTCTGTCTGTCTTGCCCGGCTGGGATGAAACCGACCCCTTTATCGCGCTCGAAGCCGTGCGAGGGGCCTGCGCCTATCGTCAGGGCCGGCAGTACGCAAAGGTCTGCGGCGAGTTGAAGGCTAAGGCCTTCGAACAGCCGGATGAAATCAAGGGCTGGCTGGAGACGCGTTTTCGTGTGCAGCGGATCGAAGGCGAGGGGTTGCTGACGGCCTATTTCGTGCCGGAATACGCGGCAACCACGACGCCGTCGGCGGAGTTTTCCCAGCCTGTGCGCACAAAACCCGCCGATCTGGTGCTGGTGGATGGGGCCTTGCTGACACCGCCGCAACCTGCGGGCAAGCGCTTTGCGGCGCGCCGGGTGGGCGAGTTGTACGTGCCCTACTATACCCGCGCCGAAATTGAGGCCCAGCCGGTGACCGGTCCGGCCTACTATATGCGGCCGGAAGACTATTTCTTCATGCAGATTCAAGGGTCGGGCTATCTGACGCTGGATGACGGCACGCGGTTTATGGCCGCCTACGCCGCCGATAATGGCTTACCATTCGTCGGTATCGCCAAGACCCTGACCGAGCGCGGCCTGCTGAAAAAGGAACAGACCTCCGGCGAGAATATCCGTCGGTGGCTGGCCGACAATCGCGGGCCGGTGGCGCAGGAGGTGATGAACCAGAACCCGCGCTATGCCTTCTTTTCTATTGATATGACGAAGATGGAGCCTTTGGGGGCGGCGGCTGTCCCCTTGCCAGCGGGCGCGGCCATCGCCGTCGATCCATCCTTCCATAGCTATGGCGATCTGTACTGGGTCGATGCCGATGCCGGAACTCTGAGCGGCGCGTTTCCGACCTATCACCGCATGGTGGCCGCGCTCGATACCGGCGGGGCTATCCGCGGGCAAATCCGCGCCGACCTCTACATGGGGCATGGCGACCGCGCAGGCCGTGAAGCCGGGCGGGTCAAGCACAAGCTGCGCCTGTGGCGGATCGTGCCGGCGGAGTAA
- a CDS encoding Tim44/TimA family putative adaptor protein yields the protein MPWDLLILALIAVVVLFQLYNVLGRRVGFKAEDKPAVPKTDDNNEGPFNRPSQEPKPPERFKLPNLDALKARDSHFNEINFVEKAREAYEQIVLAFNRGEIEGLKDRLSDSVYGVFAKSIEARGEQKSMAVTFVEAPKTDLDQIDLKDDKASVRVRFLSELLYEMPDPEGGEVKKAHRRTAEFWTFQKNLKSPNNPWILSRVEAAKA from the coding sequence ATGCCCTGGGACCTGCTGATTCTGGCCTTGATCGCCGTGGTCGTGCTGTTTCAGCTCTACAACGTGCTGGGTCGCCGTGTCGGGTTCAAGGCCGAGGACAAGCCGGCCGTGCCCAAGACGGATGATAATAACGAAGGCCCGTTTAACCGCCCCAGTCAGGAGCCGAAGCCGCCGGAACGCTTCAAGCTGCCCAATCTCGATGCGTTGAAGGCGCGCGACAGCCACTTCAACGAGATCAATTTCGTCGAAAAGGCGCGCGAAGCCTATGAGCAGATCGTGCTGGCCTTCAATCGTGGGGAGATCGAAGGGCTGAAAGACCGTTTGTCCGATAGCGTCTATGGCGTCTTCGCCAAGTCGATCGAAGCACGCGGTGAACAGAAGTCGATGGCGGTCACCTTTGTCGAGGCGCCCAAGACCGACCTCGACCAGATCGACCTCAAGGACGACAAGGCGTCGGTGCGCGTGCGCTTCCTGTCGGAACTGCTGTACGAAATGCCCGACCCGGAAGGCGGCGAGGTGAAAAAGGCTCACCGTCGTACGGCGGAATTCTGGACCTTCCAGAAGAATCTGAAATCGCCGAACAATCCGTGGATTCTGTCCCGCGTCGAGGCCGCCAAGGCATGA
- the secB gene encoding protein-export chaperone SecB: MPAENGANPATEAQGGPLPANMQVMAQFIRDFSFENPRAPNSLRMDQRPEIDMGVEMNAKGRPDGLFEVDLKLSVKASNPEGPMFAIELVYGGLFQLAGVPQAAIEPTLLVECPRYLFPFARRIIADATSDGGFFPPFFVEPIDFAALYMQQKGQIGETAGQA; this comes from the coding sequence ATTCCCGCCGAGAACGGCGCCAACCCGGCCACCGAAGCGCAAGGCGGCCCCCTGCCCGCCAATATGCAGGTCATGGCCCAGTTCATCCGCGACTTCTCGTTCGAAAATCCGCGCGCGCCGAACTCGCTGCGCATGGATCAGCGCCCGGAAATCGACATGGGCGTGGAAATGAACGCCAAGGGCCGCCCCGACGGCTTGTTTGAAGTCGATCTGAAGCTGTCGGTCAAGGCGTCGAACCCCGAAGGCCCGATGTTCGCGATCGAACTGGTTTACGGCGGTCTGTTCCAACTGGCCGGCGTGCCGCAAGCGGCTATCGAGCCGACCCTGCTGGTCGAATGCCCGCGCTACCTCTTCCCGTTCGCCCGCCGCATCATCGCCGATGCGACCTCGGACGGCGGCTTCTTCCCGCCCTTCTTCGTAGAGCCGATCGATTTCGCCGCGCTCTACATGCAGCAGAAGGGACAGATCGGCGAAACCGCCGGTCAGGCGTAA
- the dnaQ gene encoding DNA polymerase III subunit epsilon: MRQIVLDTETTGIDPKKGHRLIEVGCIEIDDLLPTGKTFHYYFNPERLIEPDAIRVHGITDEMVADKPKFAELAQAFVDFIGDAPLIAHNASFDRGFINMELERLRMEPTDPDRWIDTLELARYKFPGMANSLDALCKRYNISLAERDKHGALLDARLLASVYLELSGGKERGLDLKMHGMVSEDGTEIRVMNHGHRPRPLPSHIHPEEAEAHMAFCLKFLKDKNMWGYTAQ, from the coding sequence ATGCGTCAGATTGTCCTCGATACGGAAACCACCGGCATTGACCCGAAAAAAGGGCACCGCCTGATCGAAGTCGGCTGCATCGAAATCGACGACCTGCTGCCCACGGGCAAGACCTTTCACTACTATTTCAATCCGGAACGGCTGATCGAGCCGGACGCCATCCGCGTCCACGGCATCACCGACGAGATGGTGGCCGACAAGCCGAAATTCGCCGAACTGGCTCAGGCCTTTGTCGACTTCATCGGGGATGCGCCGTTGATCGCGCACAATGCGTCGTTCGACCGCGGCTTTATCAATATGGAGCTGGAGCGCCTGCGCATGGAGCCGACCGATCCGGACCGCTGGATCGATACGCTGGAACTGGCGCGCTACAAGTTTCCGGGCATGGCCAATTCGCTGGATGCCCTGTGCAAGCGCTACAATATTTCGCTGGCTGAGCGCGACAAGCACGGCGCCTTGCTCGATGCGCGTCTGCTGGCCAGCGTGTACCTGGAACTATCGGGCGGCAAGGAACGCGGCCTTGATCTCAAGATGCACGGCATGGTCTCCGAGGACGGTACGGAAATCCGCGTGATGAACCACGGCCATCGTCCGCGGCCTCTGCCCTCGCATATCCATCCGGAAGAGGCGGAGGCGCACATGGCCTTCTGTCTTAAATTCCTCAAAGACAAGAATATGTGGGGCTATACGGCGCAATAA
- the coaE gene encoding dephospho-CoA kinase (Dephospho-CoA kinase (CoaE) performs the final step in coenzyme A biosynthesis.) produces the protein MIRLGLTGSIGMGKSTIARMFADEGVPVWDADETVHRLYAGSEPLQTALAEAFGDVLTDGAVDRAKLSLILKSNPEKFPLLNAIVHPATVADREGFLEQHAAAGTPLTLSDIPLLFETGADKTFDKVLVVSAPSEVQAARVLARPGMTSEKFADILRQQVPDIEKRARADFVIDTSHSLDANRQQVREIIQTLRSA, from the coding sequence GTGATCCGTCTGGGTCTCACCGGCTCTATCGGCATGGGTAAGTCGACCATTGCCAGGATGTTCGCCGACGAAGGCGTACCGGTTTGGGATGCCGATGAGACGGTGCACCGGCTCTATGCCGGTTCTGAACCGCTCCAGACAGCGCTCGCTGAAGCGTTTGGCGACGTCCTGACCGACGGAGCCGTGGATCGCGCCAAGCTCTCGCTTATTCTCAAGTCAAACCCTGAGAAATTTCCTCTGCTTAACGCCATTGTCCATCCGGCAACGGTAGCTGACCGTGAAGGCTTTTTGGAACAGCACGCAGCAGCCGGCACCCCCCTCACCTTGTCTGACATCCCTCTTCTCTTTGAAACCGGCGCGGACAAGACCTTTGACAAGGTTCTGGTGGTATCGGCCCCATCGGAAGTTCAGGCCGCACGCGTGCTGGCCCGGCCCGGCATGACGTCGGAGAAATTCGCCGATATCCTCAGGCAGCAGGTGCCCGACATCGAAAAACGTGCCCGCGCCGATTTTGTCATCGACACCTCGCATAGCCTCGACGCCAATCGTCAACAGGTGCGCGAGATTATCCAGACCCTGCGTAGCGCCTGA